One window of the Endomicrobium proavitum genome contains the following:
- a CDS encoding OmpA family protein yields MTNGKFARKIVLSLCLISLFCLGKLESQELNVIADEHVKTVWKLAITSGQAQIDKELQEEHEINPGDSFDVIAFSGRIFMFKNKEVLKEFEQRFANAGVNLQDEHKRKIEISSSLTVSTQDLKELALNNKEHAVVLIEFYNKAFEFEKVKDYKMDLRIPAFPLEIAPSYFRTNKYNLSEKDKKAIKDFAEGLKTREYNTIRIEGHTDATGNDRINIPLAKNRAKAVYSELIKNGVPKEKLTYKGYSSWRPVATNKTKAGRAMNRRAEVFVE; encoded by the coding sequence ATGACAAACGGAAAATTCGCAAGAAAAATTGTTTTAAGTCTGTGTCTTATATCTTTGTTTTGCTTGGGGAAATTGGAGTCGCAAGAACTGAACGTTATTGCAGACGAGCATGTAAAAACGGTATGGAAATTAGCCATAACATCGGGGCAAGCGCAAATAGATAAGGAACTGCAAGAGGAACACGAAATAAATCCGGGCGACAGTTTTGATGTAATAGCTTTTTCCGGACGAATATTTATGTTCAAAAACAAAGAGGTATTAAAGGAATTTGAGCAGAGATTTGCAAACGCCGGAGTAAATTTGCAAGACGAGCATAAACGTAAAATAGAAATATCGTCAAGTCTTACGGTAAGCACGCAAGACTTAAAAGAGTTAGCGTTAAACAATAAAGAGCACGCGGTAGTTTTAATAGAGTTTTACAACAAAGCCTTTGAGTTTGAGAAAGTAAAAGATTATAAGATGGATTTAAGAATACCGGCATTTCCGTTAGAAATAGCGCCGTCGTACTTTAGAACAAACAAATATAATTTGTCGGAAAAAGACAAGAAAGCCATAAAAGATTTCGCAGAAGGTTTGAAAACCAGAGAGTATAATACAATAAGAATAGAAGGACACACGGACGCAACGGGCAACGACAGAATAAACATTCCGTTAGCTAAAAACAGAGCCAAAGCGGTTTACAGCGAGCTGATAAAAAACGGCGTGCCAAAAGAGAAACTGACATATAAAGGCTATTCGTCATGGCGCCCTGTAGCCACAAACAAAACAAAAGCCGGAAGAGCAATGAACCGCAGAGCCGAAGTTTTTGTTGAGTAG
- the rpsB gene encoding 30S ribosomal protein S2 has protein sequence MANITMKALLEAGVHFGHQTRRWNPKMAKYIFGTRNKIHIIDLQKTLKELKKNYKVVRDYVAEGREIIFVGTKKQAQQPIKEEAQRCGAFFVSERWLGGTLTNFETLKKSIARYREIEKMKEEGVFKLLSKKEQSQIEKERIKLNKSLEGLRDMVKLPGLMFIIDPHEESTAVSEARKLNIPIVAVCDTNCDPDVIDHVIPGNDDAIRAVKLFCSIVADAVLEGKGVTEKKEEGEDGAAAPAAQAVSSDAVQSETKTEGEAK, from the coding sequence ATGGCAAACATTACCATGAAAGCTTTACTGGAAGCCGGAGTTCACTTCGGACACCAGACAAGAAGATGGAACCCGAAAATGGCGAAATATATTTTCGGCACAAGAAACAAAATTCACATCATTGACCTTCAGAAAACCCTCAAAGAACTCAAGAAAAATTATAAAGTTGTCCGTGATTACGTTGCGGAAGGCAGAGAAATAATATTTGTAGGAACAAAAAAACAGGCGCAGCAGCCTATTAAAGAAGAAGCGCAGCGCTGCGGAGCTTTTTTCGTTTCCGAAAGATGGCTCGGCGGAACCCTCACAAATTTTGAAACCCTAAAAAAATCCATAGCAAGATACAGAGAAATAGAAAAAATGAAAGAAGAAGGCGTTTTCAAACTTCTTTCTAAAAAAGAACAGTCTCAAATTGAAAAAGAGAGAATTAAACTTAACAAATCTTTGGAAGGTCTTAGAGACATGGTGAAACTTCCGGGGTTAATGTTTATTATAGATCCGCACGAAGAATCTACAGCGGTTTCGGAAGCAAGAAAACTTAATATTCCAATAGTTGCGGTTTGCGACACTAACTGCGACCCTGATGTAATTGACCACGTTATTCCCGGAAACGATGACGCTATAAGAGCCGTAAAACTTTTCTGCTCTATAGTTGCCGACGCAGTTTTGGAAGGTAAGGGCGTAACCGAGAAAAAAGAAGAAGGCGAAGACGGTGCGGCGGCTCCTGCCGCTCAAGCAGTATCTTCCGACGCAGTTCAGTCTGAAACAAAAACCGAAGGAGAAGCGAAATAA
- the tsf gene encoding translation elongation factor Ts, giving the protein MSLELITKLREMTGAGIGDCNKALKETSNDLDKACQWLREKGMASAIKRAGKSAKQGVVYSYIHGNGVLGVLVEVNCETDFVAKTDDFQSLAKEVAMQIAAMSPLYVNRDAVPAEILEAEKSVYKAQLKEEGKPEKVWDKIIEGKIEKFYGTICLYDQLYMKDTTGKVTIKDLVNEKIGKIGENIVIKRFARFKLGEE; this is encoded by the coding sequence ATGTCACTTGAACTTATAACAAAATTAAGAGAAATGACCGGCGCCGGCATAGGCGATTGTAATAAAGCTTTAAAAGAAACAAGCAACGATTTAGACAAAGCATGTCAGTGGCTTAGAGAAAAAGGCATGGCGTCAGCGATTAAAAGAGCTGGGAAAAGCGCAAAGCAGGGCGTTGTTTATTCATACATTCACGGCAACGGCGTTCTCGGCGTTTTGGTTGAAGTAAACTGCGAAACAGACTTTGTTGCAAAAACCGACGATTTCCAATCTTTGGCAAAAGAAGTTGCAATGCAGATTGCGGCAATGTCTCCTTTATACGTTAACAGAGACGCTGTTCCCGCGGAAATTTTGGAAGCTGAAAAATCGGTTTACAAAGCGCAGCTTAAAGAAGAAGGAAAACCGGAAAAAGTTTGGGATAAAATTATTGAAGGTAAAATTGAAAAATTTTACGGCACAATTTGCTTATACGACCAGCTTTACATGAAAGACACAACCGGCAAAGTAACAATAAAAGATTTGGTTAACGAAAAAATCGGCAAGATCGGCGAGAATATAGTAATTAAGAGATTTGCAAGATTTAAACTCGGCGAAGAATAG